In Thermoanaerobaculia bacterium, the genomic window CCGCTTCGGCGTCGGAGGACGCGCCGGCCGGAAGAGTCCGCGGCGGAGACGCCGCATAGGCGGCGACGCCCTTCGCCGGTGGGGCGGCGGCCGGAAACGCCGCGGGCAGCGGCCGTCCCGGGAGTTCCCGGGAAAGCGGAATCCGAAGCGACGCGAATACCGTGGGTGCGACGTCGAGAACCGAGGCGCCGTCGATCTCCCGGCCCGGCGGAACGCCGCGCCCGTGGAGGAAGACGACACCGTACAGCTGATGCCAGAGCGGCGCGAGGCCCGTGTCGGCGCGGCCGGAGGTGCGCGGACGGAGATCCCCGCTCTTGAACCCGTGGTCGGACACGACGATCGTGAGCGTGCGCGACCCCTCGAGTCGAAGAAGATCGCCGAGGACCTCGTCCTGATACTCGTAGCACCGGTCGACCGTGTCGTGGAACGCGGCGAAGTCGGCATCCGACACGTCGCCTCGGCGCGGCGGGCCGTCCTCCATGAAGAGATGCCCGCAGGCGTCCACCATCTCGAAATAGACGCCGAGGAGGGCGGGGTGCTCGCGCTTCTGGAGGTCGATCACGACTTTCCGATAGAACTCCGTCGTCGCCCGGATCCGGGCGAGCTCTTCGAGCCGCTTCGCCCCGTCGGGCGTGAGCGGCGCCGAAGGATCGGCCACGAACCGCGCTTTCGTCGCGGCGAGATCGGGTGCCGGCGCGCCGATTCGTCGATAGAGGTCCGACTCCAGCGACTCCGGATACGTCGCCCCCGCCGTGGCGCGGGCGCTGCTCACCTGGTGGAACGCGAGGCGATCGGACACCTCGAAACCGTCGACCTTCTCGGCGGGATACGAGGCATACCAGCCGATGAATCCCGACGAGACTCGGAACTGGGTGGCGACGTTCCAGAGCGCCGGGACCTTTCGCCGAAGGCTCGTGATCGGCGTCGGCTGCCCGTCCTTGCCGATCTCGATGAAGTCGAAGATCCCGTGATCCTGGGGCTCCCGTCCGGTGGCGATCGTCGTCCACACGATCGGCGAGAGGAGCGGCTCGATCGACCGGAGGCGCCCGGACGCCCCCTCCCTCTTCAGCCGCGAGAACGAGGGGAGCTTTCCCTGCGCGATGAGGCGGTCGGCGATTCCCATGTCCGCGCCGTCGACGCCGATCAGCAGGACCGAAGGCTCTTCCGGGCGATGCCCGCGGCACGCGGGGAGCGCGGCGGCGAGCAGGAGAACGCCCACGGCCCCACGGAGACGGCGGCTCACTCGACCATTCGCCGCACCGTCTTCTTTTCCGCGTAACGTTCGGCGACGTGCGGGTCGTAGGGTCGGTGGCGCGGATTGAGCGGGGTTTCCCGGTACTCCGTGTCGCACGCGTAGCAGATCGTCACCGGCTTGA contains:
- a CDS encoding alkaline phosphatase family protein yields the protein MSRRLRGAVGVLLLAAALPACRGHRPEEPSVLLIGVDGADMGIADRLIAQGKLPSFSRLKREGASGRLRSIEPLLSPIVWTTIATGREPQDHGIFDFIEIGKDGQPTPITSLRRKVPALWNVATQFRVSSGFIGWYASYPAEKVDGFEVSDRLAFHQVSSARATAGATYPESLESDLYRRIGAPAPDLAATKARFVADPSAPLTPDGAKRLEELARIRATTEFYRKVVIDLQKREHPALLGVYFEMVDACGHLFMEDGPPRRGDVSDADFAAFHDTVDRCYEYQDEVLGDLLRLEGSRTLTIVVSDHGFKSGDLRPRTSGRADTGLAPLWHQLYGVVFLHGRGVPPGREIDGASVLDVAPTVFASLRIPLSRELPGRPLPAAFPAAAPPAKGVAAYAASPPRTLPAGASSDAEA